In Montipora capricornis isolate CH-2021 unplaced genomic scaffold, ASM3666992v2 scaffold_434, whole genome shotgun sequence, one DNA window encodes the following:
- the LOC138035828 gene encoding uncharacterized protein: MLTFHQQKFTFVRCAFAGQKSWNVGSMSGRGTEVCEELRKRMDVCCLQEVRWRVQGARFIGVKGRRYKLWWSGNSDGTGGVRVLVKEEMCEKVVEVRRKSDRVMTVEMALAEEVSGICTTWVS; the protein is encoded by the coding sequence ATGTTGACTTTTCACCAGCAAAAGTTCACCTTTGTTAGATGCGCGTTTGCTGGTCAAAAGTCTTGGAATGTAGGGAGTATGAGCGGGAGAGGTACAGAGGTGTGTGAGGAACTGAGGAAGAGGATGGATGTGTGTTGTCTACAGGAAGTGAGGTGGAGAGTACAAGGAGCGCGGTTTATTGGTGTGAAGGGTAGGAGATATAAGTTGTGGTGGTCTGGGAATAGTGATGGTACTGGAGGTGTGAGAGTCTTGGTGAAGGAGGAGATGTGTGAGAAGGTTGTGGAGGTGCGAAGGAAGAGCGACAGAGTGATGACCGTAGAGATGGCACTTGCGGAAGAAGTGAGTGGGATCTGCACAACATGGGTGAGCTAG